The genome window ATGGTGGCCGGCGTGGACGAGAGCATGCTTGAGGACGAGGAAGGCGACGAGATGCACGAGGCGTAGTGCGGCCCTCGCGCTTGAGTTGCATCGTCTGGCAACGCCCCGCCGCGCGTTTCGCGAGCGGGGCGTCAGTGTATTGTGTCACTGACGGAACCGAACGCGGTACCGAAGGCTATCTTGTACACGACATGAGCATTCCCGTCCTTCTCTTCGCGTCGTACGCCGACGCCTTTGGCGCCCGCCGCCTCGAGGTACCTCTCGAGGCACCGTGTCAGGTGGCCGACCTCGTGCGTGTCATCCGCACCATGCCCGGCGGCGATCGTCTGCCGGCGGCGCCACTCGTTGCGGTGAATCGCACCTGGGTCCGCGAGGACGTCGCCGTGCAGGTCGGCGATGAGATCGCGCTGATTCCTCCGGTGGCGGGCGGATGACCATGGTCGAGAGCGGCGTCTTGCATGTGGCGATCGTGGCGGCGCCGATCGACGTGGGGGCGCTCCTGTCCCGTGCGCAGGCCCCAGGCGTTGGCGCCGTGTCGCTGTTCCTGGGTACGGTGCGCGACCTGAACGACGGGCGCCCGGTGAGCGGGATGGACTATGAGGCGTACGTGCCGATGGCCGAGTCCGAGCTGAGGGCGATCGCGGAGGAAACGTGTGCGCGTAGCGCGGGGTTGCGGCTCGTGGTCGAACACCGAGTGGGCGCACTCGAGATCGGCGAGGCCAGCGTTGCCATCGTCGCGGCGCACGCACACCGCGCGCAGGCGATGGACGCGGCCCGCGAGGTCATCGAGTCGCTGAAGCAGCGCGTGCCGATCTGGAAACGCGAGCACTATCTCAGCGGCGATCGTGAGTGGATCGATCCCACGAAGGTCCAGTCATGACGGCGCCGGTAAAGGGCGAGTCGCACGATCAGTTCGGTCGGAAGATCGAGTATCTGCGCATCTCCGTGACGGATCGCTGCAACTTCCGCTGCCAGTATTGCATGCCACTGGAAGGGCTCCCGTGGCTGCCGAAGGCAGAGATCCTGCGCTACGAGGAGATCGCCGAGGTGGTGCGACAGCTGGCGCCTATGGGGCTGCGACGGCTTCGCATTACCGGCGGCGAACCCACGATCCGACCGCAACTTGGCGACCTGGTGCGCATGTTGCGCGACATCCCCGGGATCGAGGATATCGCGCTCTCCACCAACGGCGTAAAGCTGCCGACCATGGCCGCTGAATTGGCCGCTGCCGGTCTCGATCGCGTGAACATCAGTGCGGACTCGCTGCGCCCCGATCGCGTGGTCAAGATCGCGCGTCGGGATTTGCATTTCGATCTCGTGGTCTCCGCGCGCGCGGCGCAGGCCGCCGGACTGGGCCCCATCAAGATCAACGTGGTCGTCATGCGCGGGATCAATGACGACGAAATCGCCGACTTCGCAGCGCTGACCCGGGACAATCCTTGGCACGTGCGGTTTATCGAACTCATGCCCGTGGGTGAGTTGCGCGAGCTGACGTTTGATCACGTCGTGCCTACGGATGAAGTTCTGGCCCGCATCCGTGCGGTCGATGCGCTGCTGCCCGATGACGGTCCGGCGCGCGGCAACGGGCCGGCCGTGTACTACCGGTATCCTGACGCGGCTGGCACGGTCGGCGTCATCACCCCGATGACGCACACCTACTGCGAGCGGTGCAACCGCGTACGCCTCACGGCCGACGGGCGACTGCGCACGTGTCTCTTCGGAGATCACGAGGTCTTACTGCGTGATGCGATCAGGAACGGCACGCCGCTCGGACCGTTATTCTTGCAGGCGCTGGCCGAGAAACCAAAGGCGCATGAACTGTTGCAGATGCGCGTCGGTGGACTCAAGGCGCTCAGTCAGGTCGGCGGCTGACTGCTCGGTGCACGATCTCGAGACGGGCGCAGCTGTTCGTGTTGCTCGCGTTGGTGCAGCCCTCTATGTTGCGATCGCTGTCCTCTTCGCAGCGACGATGTGCGACTAACCGTCTAACCGCGATTTAGCCCGCGCGTCGCCCTCCGCATTCTTTCACTTCGCTCGGACACCCGTTCGGAGAACCGGCACAACATGGTCAATAAGATCACGGTCGTTGGCGCGGGCAATGTCGGCGCCACGACGGCGCAGCGCATCGCCGAGAAGTCGCTCGGACGCACGGTGGTGATGGTCGACGTCGTCGACGGCATCCCGCAAGGCAAAGGCCTCGACCAGTGGGAGTCGGCGCCGGTCGAAGGCTTCGACACGCGCGTCATCGGCACGAACGGCTACGAAGAAACGGCCGGTTCGGACATCGTCGTCATCACGGCGGGCATCGCCCGGAAGCCGGGCATGTCGCGTGACGACCTGCTGAACACGAACGCGGGCATTGTGAAGTCGGTGTCGGAGCAGATCAAGGCCACGTCGCCGAATGCGATCGTGATCGTGGTCTCGAACCCGCTCGACGTGATGTGCTACGTCGCGAAGCAGGTGACAGGCTTCCCGCGCGAGCGCGTAATCGGCATGGCCGGCGTACTCGACACCGCGCGCTACCGTTCGTTCATCGCCGAAGCGCTCGATGTATCGGTGCGCGATATTCAGGCCATGGTGTTGGGTGGACATGGCGACACGATGGTGCCGCTGATTTCCTACACCACGATTAGTGGCATCCCGGTCACACAGCTGATGCCGCGCGAGCAGCTCGACGCCATCGTGCAGCGTGCGCGCGACGGCGGCGCCGAGATCGTGAAGTATCTGAAGACCGGTTCGGCGTACTATGCGCCGTCGTCGGGTGCGGTGGAGATGGTCGAAGCGATCGTGCATGATCGCAAGCGCATCCTGCCGTGTGCCGCGTGGCTCGAAGGCGAGTACGGGCTGTCGGGACTGTTCCTCGGCGTGCCCTGCAAGCTCGGTCGCAACGGTCTCGAGCAGATCCTCGAAATCGACCTCACTGACGACGAGCGCGCCGCGCTCGAACGCTCCGCACAGGCTGTGCGCGAGCCGATGTCCGTGATTTCCCTCTGATTCTGACGGGACCGGCGCGATCACTACGGTGAGCGCGCCGGTTTCTTCTTCTGACCCCGCCTATGTACGTTCTCTCGCGTTTCTGGCAAAGCACGATCGGCAAGAAGATCGTGATGGCGGTGACCGGGATCATCGGGATCCTGTTCGTCATCGGCCACATGTCCGGCAATCTGCTCATGTTCAAGGGGCAGGAGGCCATGTATCACTATGCGCTCCTGCTGCGCACGAGCATGCCGCTGCTGTACGCGGTTCGCGCCGCTCTGATCGCCGCGGTCGTGCTACATGCGGTGGCGGCCTATCAGCTTACCATGATGTCGCGCAAGGCGCGTCCACAGGGGTACGCCGAGCGCCGCCCGCAGGTCACCACCTTCGCCGCACGCACTATCCGCTGGGGCGGTGTGCTGTTGCTGGTCTTCATCGTCGCGCATCTGCTCCAGCTCACGCTTGGAACGATCCACCCGGACTTCACGCATCTCGATCCGTACAACAACGTGCGCATTCTGCTGTCGAATCCGCTGATGGCCGCGTTCTACGTGCTGGCGATGGCCGCCCTTGGCTTGCACTTGTATCACGGCAGCTGGGCCGTGGTACGCACCTTGGGGGTGGCTCGCCCGTCGGAAAATCCGCTCAAGCGACGCGTGGCGCTGGCGATCGCCATCATCGTCGCCGCTGGTTTCATGATCATTCCGATTGCCGCCGTGCTCGGCAAATTTGCGCCCGCACCACCGCTTGCCGAATCGTCGGCGGCGACTGCGCTGGCGACGCCCGCTGCGGAGGCCCACTGATATGCTCGACCTGAACGCGAAAATTCCGAGCGGTCCCCTTCAGGAAAAGTGGGATCAGCATCGTTTCTCGATGAAGTTGGTGAACCCGGCGAACAAGCGTCGTCATAGCGTCATCGTGGTTGGGGCTGGTCTGGCTGGTGCGTCGGCCGCCGCCTCGATGTCGGAGATGGGATACCACGTGTCGTGCTTCGTCTACCACGACACGCCACGACGCGCACACTCGATTGCCGCGCAGGGCGGCATCAACGCCGCGAAGAATTATCAGAATGACGGCGACTCCATCCGCCGGTTGTTCTACGACACGATCAAGGGCGGCGACTTCCGCGCCCGTGAAGCCAACGTGTATCGCCTCGCGCAGCTGTCGGTGAACATCATCGATCAGTGCGTCGCGCAGGGGGTGCCGTTCGCCCGTGAGTACGGCGGTCTGTTGGCGAACCGCTCCTTCGGCGGCGCCCAGGTCTCGCGTACGTTCTACGCTCGTGGGCAAACCGGACAGCAGCTACTCCTCGGCGCGTATTCGGCGCTCGAGCGTCAGGTGGCGCTCAAGGGCGTGCAGATGCACACGTTCGAGGAAATGCTTGATGTGGTGGTCGTCGACGGGCACGCGCGTGGCATTGTGACGCGCAACCTGCTCACCGGCAAGATTACGTCGCATGCGGCTGATGCCGTGGTGCTCGCCACGGGCGGGTACGGGAACGTGTTTTACCTCAGCACGAACGCCATGCTGTCGAACACGACGGCCACCTGGCGAGCGTACAAGAAGGGCGCCGCATTCGCGAATCCGTGCTACACGCAGATTCATCCCACGTGCATCCCAGTCAGCGGCGATCACCAGTCGAAGCTGACCCTCATGTCGGAATCGCTCCGGAACGACGGCCGCGTCTGGGTGCCGATCAAGCGTGGTGACAACCGGGCGCCAGCGGCGATTCCAGAAGCGGAGCGCGATTACTTCCTCGAGCGCAAATATCCGAGCTTCGGGAATCTGGCGCCGCGAGATATCTCGTCGCGTGCGGCCAAGGAAGCCTGCGACGACGGCCGCGGCGTGGGTCCCGGCGGACTCGGTGTGTATCTCGACTTCGCCGACGCCATCGAACGCCTCGGCAAGGACACGATCGCCGAGCGGTACGGCAATCTGTTCGACATGTACCAGCGCATCACGGACGAAAATCCGTACGAGCGTCCAATGCGGATCTACCCCGCCGTGCACTATACCATGGGCGGATTGTGGGTGGACTACAACCTGATGAGCACCATCCCGGGCCTGCATGTCGCCGGCGAAGCGAACTTCTCCGATCACGGTGCCAATCGTCTCGGGGCGTCGGCCCTGATGCAGGGATTGGCCGACGGCTACTTCGTGCTGCCGTACACGATCGGTGACTACATCGCCAGCACGAAGCTCGCGAAGGTCGACAACACGCACGCCGAGTTCAAGGCGGCGGAAGAGTCGGTGCGCGCGCAGACGAAGCGCTTCCTCGACATCAAGGGCAAGCGCTCAGTCGACTCCTTCCATAAGGAGCTCGGCAAGATCATGTGGGAGTACTGCGGCATGGCTCGCACCAAAGAGGGCCTCACCAAGGCGCTCGAGCTCATCCCGGCGCTCAAGGCGGAGTTCTGGAGCAACCTGAACGTGCCAGGCAGTGGCGATAACCTGAATCAGGCGCTCGAGAACGCTGGACGCGTCTCCGACTTCATCGAGCTCGGTGAGTTGATGTGCCGCGATGCGCTGGCCCGCGAAGAATCATGCGGTGGCCATTTCCGCGTGGAATATCAGGACGCCGGCGAAGCGAAACGCAATGACGACGATTACGCGTATGTCGCGGCGTGGGAGTTTGCCGGCGAAGGCAACGCGCCGATTCTCAACAAGGAACCATTGGTGTACGAGAACGTGCACCTCTCCACCCGGAGCTACAAGTAATGAAGCTCACACTGAACGTCTGGCGTCAGCCGGCCTCGCAGGCTCCGGGCAAGCTCGAGACGTACACGCTCGATGGTGTCAGCGCGGACATGTCGTTCCTCGAGATGTTCGATCTGCTCAACGAGCAGTTGACGGCCGAGGGCAAGGTGCCGGTCGCTTTCGCGCATGATTGCCGCGAAGGCATTTGCGGATCGTGCTCGATGATGATCAACGGGCAGGCGCATGGGCCGTGGGCCGGTGCGGCCACCTGTCAGTTGCACATGCGTGCCTTCAAGGACGGTGACATCATCACGGTTGAGCCGTGGCGCGCGTCGGCGTTTCCGATCGTGAAGGATCTGGTGGTGAATCGCGGATCGTTCGACCGCATCATCCAGGCGGGCGGATACGTCTCGGTGAATACCGGTGGGGCGCGGGATGCCAACTCGATCCTGATCGGCAAGGACATCGTCGAAGAGGCGATGGACGCCGCGGCCTGCATCGGCTGCGGAGCTTGCGTGGCGGCGTGCCCGAACGCGTCGGCGTCGCTGTTCACCGGTGCCAAGATCACGCACCTCGGGATGCTGCCGCAGGGTCAGCCTGAGCGTGATACGCGCGCGCTGGCGATGGTCGAGCAGATGGACATCGAGGGCTTCGGACACTGCACGCTGGTCGGTGAATGCCAGGAAGCGTGCCCGAAGGAAATCAGCATCGATGTGATCAAGAAGATGAATCGCGACTATTTGGTCGCGAGCGCCAAGCGGCAGGAGCCCAAGGCCGTCACGGCCAGCTGACCGAATTGGGGTGTTGCCAACGGGCGGATCGGGGGCGCGTTGCTCGCCAAACCCCCCCCCGATTTTTGTCGTATGTTGGAGTATGCGCGTACGCACTGCTCTCCGCTTGTTCGGCCTGCTTGTCGCCGCCCCGGTCACGCTGGCGTGCACGGAACGCGTGCCGACGCTCCACGCCGGTAATGCCGAGCGTGGTCTGGCACTCATGACCGCGTTTCGTGATTCCTTGCCGGCGAACAGCGGCAACGCGCTTCGCTGTGTCAGTTGTCACCTCGACAACGGTACGCGGCCTACGGCTATGTCATGGCTGGGAACCGCCGCGCGGTATCCGCGCTATCGCTCGCGTCCCGGCTACGAAGAGACCTTGGCGCGTCGGGTGAATGAGTGCATCGCCCGGAGTCTTGCGGGTCGCATGCTGCCGGAGGACGGTCAGGAGATGCGCGATATCCTGGCGTACTTCGAGACGATGCGAGCGTCGCCGCGTCCGGCGCCGGTCGACTCCGTGAAGCTGGTCGGCGCGGTGGCGCTCGGCGAAGTCGGCTATGCGGGGCAGTGTGCCCGCTGCCACGGCGCGAACGGGGCAGGCATAGCGGCCATGGCGGCGCCGGCGGTGTGGGGCAGTGACAGCTACGCGATCGGAGCCGGCATGGCGCGGCAGTACACCCTGGCCACCTTCGTCCGCCACAACATGCCGTTTGACCATGCGGATACGCTCACGGCGCAAGAGGCGGCGGACATTGCTGCGTATGTCCTCACGCATCCTCGCCAGGATCATCCTGGGAAGGAGCGCGACTGGCCGAAGGGGGATCCCCCGGTCGACGTGGCCTACACGACGACGGCTTCGGCCGCCGCGGGCAAACCGCTGCCGGCCGAACGCCCGCTGTTGCCGCGTCGTGTTTCTCCGGATTCGAGTAATCGATAACGTCGGGAACGGAACGATGGTCCGCGTAGTCGGCGGCGGTCATCGCCGTTTGGTCCAGATCAGAATCGTTCCGCATCCTGTCGATGAGGACAGGTCAAACTCCGGTGGAATACCCACTGGCGATGCGTAGACTTCGATAGCCAGTATCGATTCAGGCGGCACCGCAGCGTCCAGATCCGCGAACGTTCGAGATTTCCCCGCGGTGGGGACCACAGCCTCGACGACGAACGGCGATCCATCGACGAAATAGTTTGGAATGCAACGGCCGGCCTTGAATCCGCGAATGAACGGCATACTTCGACCCCTGATAGTACCGCCAAGCGTCACCCCTCTGGCTTGAGAGAGTAACGAGCCAAGCTCGATCCCTCCCAGTTGTTCGATGACATCCGGACCGAGAATGACGCCGAATCCGGCGCGTCGGCGCTCATCAAACCCTTCTGGCAGCGTTGAGCCGAATTGACCGACAATGCGTTTCGTCGTCAGCGCGACGGCAGCTCGCGGCATCGCGACAGTGACAATCGTGTCACGCACAACGTCGAGCAGCTGTATATGTGCCTCGTATCCTACTTTGAGAACGGTTATTGATTGCGTGCCCGCGGTGCTCATGAGCGTAGCGCGCCCCGTGGCATTCGACCGCGTTTTCTCTTGCGTGCCACTCGACGAGACGTCGGCATTCTCAATAGGCACCCCCGTGTTCGCCATCACTGAGAAGGTCAGCCGATGCTGCCCCTTCCGCACGTGGAGTGGGAGGTGACGAAACGCAAGATCAGAGAGGCTTATCTCGACCGGCGACGATGAACCCGACGACGTGGAGGCCTCAACTCGAATTGGTTGTCCAAGCGGTACGTCACACGCCACAAAGGTGGCGCCGGTGTGAAGCGCGAGTGAAGTCGTGCGCGGAACTCGCACCAGCTTCGACTGAACGATCTCCATCTCCGTCCATGAAAGGTTTACGGATCCGGAATCCAATCTCGTGTCATCGCCCAGCGAAACCCGGCCTATCAAAAGCCCCGACCCATCTCTCAGTGCTGCTCCGCACATCGCCGCATAGAGTGATCGCACACCGGGTGTCGCGAGCACCGTCGTCACTTCGCCGGTTTCCGGTACGTCGATGAACGAGGGGGGGAGTGCAACGTCGAGCGAATCGAGCGCCGCATGCAGCACGCTGATGGCGTGACGGCCCGCGGGCACGTTGTGAAACGTGAAGCGTCCGAGGCTGTCTGCATCGGCCCAACGCTGCAGGCCAGGCATCGTGACGATGGCCGAGCCAAGGGGACGCACGACACCGGACAGCGAGTCCAGTACCACGCCGGATACTCGGCTTTGCGCAGGCAGCGGAGTGAGCGGCGATAATAGAACGATGAGTAGCGTGCTGATCAGCGCGAACGAAGAACTCATAATCCAAACAATACTGGCCGTCTGCTCCGAGCACCACAATATTTCCACCGGTAAGATCAACGCCTCTTTACAGTTGAAGCCGATTGACGACGGCGTGCACGTCCGACGACGCCTCTTGGGTTGCAACGCGCGCCCCCTCACGATCACCTCGCCATGTCTTCCCATCCGTCTCGACGCCGCTTCCTGACCCGTCTTTCCGCGTTCGGCGCAGCACTGGGCTTGCTGTCGCCACGGCTCGCCGACGCTTCCGAGGCCGGGGCACGGTCTGCTGGGGACGATCCGTGGATCGCACGTCTCAAGGGCAAGAACCGCGTAGTGTTCCACTCGCATCTCGCCAGTGACGGCATCGCCCTGCGGTGGGCGCAGACCTATCTCGATACGCAGAAGAGCGCCTATGGCCTCACCGATGCCGACAGCAGCGTCGTGGTGGGCTTGAACGGCCGTGCGATCGGTCTGTTGTTCAACGACGCGATCTGGGGGAAGTATCCGATCGGCGAGA of Gemmatimonas sp. contains these proteins:
- a CDS encoding MoaD/ThiS family protein; translation: MSIPVLLFASYADAFGARRLEVPLEAPCQVADLVRVIRTMPGGDRLPAAPLVAVNRTWVREDVAVQVGDEIALIPPVAGG
- a CDS encoding molybdenum cofactor biosynthesis protein MoaE, whose translation is MTMVESGVLHVAIVAAPIDVGALLSRAQAPGVGAVSLFLGTVRDLNDGRPVSGMDYEAYVPMAESELRAIAEETCARSAGLRLVVEHRVGALEIGEASVAIVAAHAHRAQAMDAAREVIESLKQRVPIWKREHYLSGDREWIDPTKVQS
- the moaA gene encoding GTP 3',8-cyclase MoaA, which produces MTAPVKGESHDQFGRKIEYLRISVTDRCNFRCQYCMPLEGLPWLPKAEILRYEEIAEVVRQLAPMGLRRLRITGGEPTIRPQLGDLVRMLRDIPGIEDIALSTNGVKLPTMAAELAAAGLDRVNISADSLRPDRVVKIARRDLHFDLVVSARAAQAAGLGPIKINVVVMRGINDDEIADFAALTRDNPWHVRFIELMPVGELRELTFDHVVPTDEVLARIRAVDALLPDDGPARGNGPAVYYRYPDAAGTVGVITPMTHTYCERCNRVRLTADGRLRTCLFGDHEVLLRDAIRNGTPLGPLFLQALAEKPKAHELLQMRVGGLKALSQVGG
- the mdh gene encoding malate dehydrogenase, translated to MVNKITVVGAGNVGATTAQRIAEKSLGRTVVMVDVVDGIPQGKGLDQWESAPVEGFDTRVIGTNGYEETAGSDIVVITAGIARKPGMSRDDLLNTNAGIVKSVSEQIKATSPNAIVIVVSNPLDVMCYVAKQVTGFPRERVIGMAGVLDTARYRSFIAEALDVSVRDIQAMVLGGHGDTMVPLISYTTISGIPVTQLMPREQLDAIVQRARDGGAEIVKYLKTGSAYYAPSSGAVEMVEAIVHDRKRILPCAAWLEGEYGLSGLFLGVPCKLGRNGLEQILEIDLTDDERAALERSAQAVREPMSVISL
- a CDS encoding succinate dehydrogenase cytochrome b subunit, yielding MYVLSRFWQSTIGKKIVMAVTGIIGILFVIGHMSGNLLMFKGQEAMYHYALLLRTSMPLLYAVRAALIAAVVLHAVAAYQLTMMSRKARPQGYAERRPQVTTFAARTIRWGGVLLLVFIVAHLLQLTLGTIHPDFTHLDPYNNVRILLSNPLMAAFYVLAMAALGLHLYHGSWAVVRTLGVARPSENPLKRRVALAIAIIVAAGFMIIPIAAVLGKFAPAPPLAESSAATALATPAAEAH
- a CDS encoding fumarate reductase/succinate dehydrogenase flavoprotein subunit, producing the protein MLDLNAKIPSGPLQEKWDQHRFSMKLVNPANKRRHSVIVVGAGLAGASAAASMSEMGYHVSCFVYHDTPRRAHSIAAQGGINAAKNYQNDGDSIRRLFYDTIKGGDFRAREANVYRLAQLSVNIIDQCVAQGVPFAREYGGLLANRSFGGAQVSRTFYARGQTGQQLLLGAYSALERQVALKGVQMHTFEEMLDVVVVDGHARGIVTRNLLTGKITSHAADAVVLATGGYGNVFYLSTNAMLSNTTATWRAYKKGAAFANPCYTQIHPTCIPVSGDHQSKLTLMSESLRNDGRVWVPIKRGDNRAPAAIPEAERDYFLERKYPSFGNLAPRDISSRAAKEACDDGRGVGPGGLGVYLDFADAIERLGKDTIAERYGNLFDMYQRITDENPYERPMRIYPAVHYTMGGLWVDYNLMSTIPGLHVAGEANFSDHGANRLGASALMQGLADGYFVLPYTIGDYIASTKLAKVDNTHAEFKAAEESVRAQTKRFLDIKGKRSVDSFHKELGKIMWEYCGMARTKEGLTKALELIPALKAEFWSNLNVPGSGDNLNQALENAGRVSDFIELGELMCRDALAREESCGGHFRVEYQDAGEAKRNDDDYAYVAAWEFAGEGNAPILNKEPLVYENVHLSTRSYK
- a CDS encoding succinate dehydrogenase/fumarate reductase iron-sulfur subunit, with the protein product MKLTLNVWRQPASQAPGKLETYTLDGVSADMSFLEMFDLLNEQLTAEGKVPVAFAHDCREGICGSCSMMINGQAHGPWAGAATCQLHMRAFKDGDIITVEPWRASAFPIVKDLVVNRGSFDRIIQAGGYVSVNTGGARDANSILIGKDIVEEAMDAAACIGCGACVAACPNASASLFTGAKITHLGMLPQGQPERDTRALAMVEQMDIEGFGHCTLVGECQEACPKEISIDVIKKMNRDYLVASAKRQEPKAVTAS
- a CDS encoding c-type cytochrome, with product MRVRTALRLFGLLVAAPVTLACTERVPTLHAGNAERGLALMTAFRDSLPANSGNALRCVSCHLDNGTRPTAMSWLGTAARYPRYRSRPGYEETLARRVNECIARSLAGRMLPEDGQEMRDILAYFETMRASPRPAPVDSVKLVGAVALGEVGYAGQCARCHGANGAGIAAMAAPAVWGSDSYAIGAGMARQYTLATFVRHNMPFDHADTLTAQEAADIAAYVLTHPRQDHPGKERDWPKGDPPVDVAYTTTASAAAGKPLPAERPLLPRRVSPDSSNR
- a CDS encoding TonB-dependent receptor gives rise to the protein MSSSFALISTLLIVLLSPLTPLPAQSRVSGVVLDSLSGVVRPLGSAIVTMPGLQRWADADSLGRFTFHNVPAGRHAISVLHAALDSLDVALPPSFIDVPETGEVTTVLATPGVRSLYAAMCGAALRDGSGLLIGRVSLGDDTRLDSGSVNLSWTEMEIVQSKLVRVPRTTSLALHTGATFVACDVPLGQPIRVEASTSSGSSSPVEISLSDLAFRHLPLHVRKGQHRLTFSVMANTGVPIENADVSSSGTQEKTRSNATGRATLMSTAGTQSITVLKVGYEAHIQLLDVVRDTIVTVAMPRAAVALTTKRIVGQFGSTLPEGFDERRRAGFGVILGPDVIEQLGGIELGSLLSQARGVTLGGTIRGRSMPFIRGFKAGRCIPNYFVDGSPFVVEAVVPTAGKSRTFADLDAAVPPESILAIEVYASPVGIPPEFDLSSSTGCGTILIWTKRR
- a CDS encoding twin-arginine translocation signal domain-containing protein, whose amino-acid sequence is MSSHPSRRRFLTRLSAFGAALGLLSPRLADASEAGARSAGDDPWIARLKGKNRVVFHSHLASDGIALRWAQTYLDTQKSAYGLTDADSSVVVGLNGRAIGLLFNDAIWGKYPIGETLQMPGSRNANAALVAQLVSRGVIILACNNSIRAAGQRFLPEAQRGDAALRTAFSDEARANLLPGVDVVPAMIVTLQQAQDRGCRYIYGGG